The Agarilytica rhodophyticola genome has a window encoding:
- the xthA gene encoding exodeoxyribonuclease III, whose amino-acid sequence MKCVSFNVNSIRTRMHQLEEVVNKYQPDFIGLQETKVSDEDFPLQQIQELGYHVYYFGQKTHYGVALLSKVPAKKHIKGFANDDENSQRRFIGADFELADGKILTVLNGYFPQGESREHPTKFPNKQHFYQSLIQHLNEHHTNDAALIAMGDMNISPSDKDIGIGEDNRKRWLKAGKSSFLPEEREWFEQLMDWGLEDTYRLHYPDNSDTFSWFDYRSKGFDREPKRGLRIDFVLATQALAAKCTGAGIDYDIRSMERPSDHCPVWASFDLSLLQQ is encoded by the coding sequence ATGAAATGTGTATCGTTCAACGTCAATAGTATCCGCACACGAATGCATCAGCTGGAAGAAGTGGTCAACAAATACCAACCTGACTTTATTGGTTTACAGGAAACCAAAGTCAGCGACGAAGATTTCCCGCTACAGCAGATACAGGAACTTGGTTACCATGTGTATTACTTTGGCCAAAAAACCCATTATGGTGTGGCATTGCTCTCTAAAGTGCCGGCAAAGAAACACATTAAAGGTTTTGCCAATGACGATGAAAACAGCCAAAGACGATTTATCGGCGCAGACTTTGAACTTGCAGATGGGAAAATACTTACGGTGTTAAATGGTTATTTTCCTCAGGGAGAAAGTCGAGAACACCCAACGAAATTCCCGAACAAACAACATTTTTATCAATCTTTAATCCAACATTTAAATGAACATCACACCAATGATGCAGCGCTTATCGCCATGGGAGATATGAATATTTCCCCTTCGGATAAAGATATTGGTATCGGCGAGGATAACCGTAAACGTTGGTTAAAAGCGGGAAAATCTAGCTTTTTGCCAGAAGAAAGAGAGTGGTTTGAGCAGCTGATGGACTGGGGACTTGAAGATACCTATCGATTGCACTATCCAGACAACAGCGACACATTTAGCTGGTTTGATTACCGTAGTAAAGGATTCGATCGCGAGCCTAAACGTGGCTTGCGCATTGACTTTGTATTAGCAACGCAAGCTCTGGCAGCAAAGTGTACAGGCGCAGGTATCGACTACGACATACGCTCAATGGAGCGCCCATCTGATCATTGTCCAGTATGGGCCAGTTTTGATTTAAGCCTTCTCCAGCAGTAG